From Ailuropoda melanoleuca isolate Jingjing unplaced genomic scaffold, ASM200744v2 unplaced-scaffold9607, whole genome shotgun sequence:
ACTGACCACTGTAAGATGCATTTCCCAGGTCCCTTCATCAATCATCTGGCTAGGTTCAATGAGGCACTGGGTGAGAGATtagaaaaaatggagaaaccGTGTTTAGCCTTTGCCTTTTGTGTCTCTGGTGGTGTCTCTGCAGTGCCTCTTCTGTGGCTCCCAATGTAAATATACTTCCAATTCTACTACTGTGTGATCCCAGCTCCTGACTCAGATCATACCACtttttcccactgcccctcccttctTCACCTTCCTTTGCTCTGCCCTATGCAGCAAGGGGGCTGACCCCTGTAGGCTGTGTTTCCCAGGCTCTCATATTAGTTGACTTCTAGTTTTCCCCAATGAGAGTTGACATTGGAGGCAGACTGAAGGGCAGCAATGAGTAAAAGGGGagggtatttctttctttcttctaatttgAACAGTGTCTTTCTTCTATGGTTCTAAGCACTTGTGGACAAGTCTATGATTCCGCTTTCCATCAGGTGACCCCTGTCCCCGAAATCTGACCATAactcctccctcaccccttcagAGTAGGGATGTTGTTGGCATCCTGCTGTAACTAATCTCTGGGTTACCTTCCTGCCCTGCTTGTCTTCTCAACCTATCCTCTATGTAGCATATTTCCTATCTGCATTAAATTCTCTGCTATAAatatttggtagttttttttCCCAGTTAGATCTTGACTATAAACTGGACTAGTTGGAATGCAGTCTATGATTCAAGGTGAATGAATGGGAGGATCCTTAGTTACTTGACTCAGAGGAATAGGGGGTTGAGTGACAGCCCCAGAAAGGGTGCCTTGTAGCAGCCAGAGAAGTGAATGGAGGTACAAGGCTGGGCAAACAGATGCTACACTTCCATCCTCTTGGATTCTTCAGGACCTTGCTTCTAAGAACAACACAGTCTAAATTTTCTTGAGAATCTTGAAGGAGGTGTGAGCTATTgggttacttttttttcctctttcaatgGCCAGGACTCCTATGCCTGCCAAATGACAAATAATTACCATCCTTCCCCTTGGCCAACCAAACCCCTTTACCCAGTgaacccccatccccccacacacatagcAGTCGTAGAAGCCTCCAGGatttattttgatgaggattttaTTGTGGAGGATAATACAGGAGAGCAGCCACCAGGATTTATTTTGATGAGGATCATATTGTGGAGGATAATATAGGAGAGCAGCTCCGGGTGAATAGGTGGAGCTGTAGTTTCCTCCAGCTACCTGGATCCCCAGGTGTTTTTGTAGGCATTGTGGGTTTCTGGTAAGGCTGCAAGATTACAGTTGGTGTTTGAGGTAACTAATCAACACAGGGGGAATATCCAGTTGGTCGATGGCTTGTGGTTGGCTGGCCTGGCCCAGAGCTCTGCGGATAACTAAACGGGCCTGTGATAGTAATGACCGTGGAGTGGCTACAGTGAGGAGAAACAGGTCGTAAGAAGCAATTCTTGGTGTAATTCTCCCACCCAAGCCTGCATCCACCCTGCCCTGGCTCCTGCAGCTCTaactgctttcttccttctaagAAATTCCCCCCACTCTGTCCTCAATGCATGGTGCCAATAGGATCACACTGAAGCCTAGATAGGGCATGCTCAAGGACACAAAACAGTCATTAGTGGAGCCAGAACCAGAAATGCTGCTAGTACTATCCCCCACCTTATCTTAGTGAACCCTTCCCTAATAAGGAATCTGTAACTTCTCCACTGGGGTCctaggagagggaggaaggtggTAGTTTCTCCAACTCATCCTAGAAGGATAGGCTTGGAGGATGATTTGTGGCCCTTGGACCTCAAAGCCAGAAGGCCTATGGAGCTGAGCTACTTGAAACTCACCTCGGGCCTGTAGCAGCAATGCAGTGCCTTTATCATCTTGCAAGTTCAGGTCcagggagagaaatggaaggtAGATGTTAGCACCAAAATCAATTAACAGTTGGATGTACTCTGGTTCACAATTATGATGGAGACAGATTTCGAGGAGGGTGCGGGGCCGTGGGACACGAGCCAATAGGCGCTGGTCAGTACAGTTGTAGTTAGGGTCTGCCCCATGCAGCAAAAGCAGGCGAAAACAGTCAAGGTGCCCATAGACTGCAGCCAAATAGAGGGGGCCAGAACATGAAGTTATGTTTGATGCCCAGACTGGTAGTTTAGCCTTGACATTGGCCTCTGCACCATGGACCAGGAGTTCCTGAAGGATGGCAGCAGCACCATCACGGGCAGCTGTGAGTAAGGGAGAACAGTTGTTGTAGATGCTACCACCAGTACAGGCACCAGCTTCCAAAAGCACACGCACACAGTCCAGATAGCCATGACTGACAGCAGTAAAAAGTGGTGTCTGTGCCTTGACATCCAAACTGTCAACATCAGCACCATGTGCCAGGAGGACCTGCAAACAGCTGAGGTGGCCATAAGAAGCAGCCAAGTGCAAGGGTGTCCCAGGAACACCCAAGCCACTTCTACTGTTGATGAAACGCTTGTAACGCTCCTGGCACAAAAGCTGGTCCAAGGTATAGGAGTCGTTGTCATACACTGCTtgactgagagcctgcttctcccccatgtcggtgtcctcctcctccttgtcgGGCTGCAGGAGGGAGAAAATCTTGGTGATGTCCATGAGGTTCATCTTGATTGATTGGATCAGAACTATTCTCATTATGAGCAGGAGGATATGCCAGGTCTGTGGGTGAAAAATATTGGGGGGAGACTGAAGGCCCACATCAAAAACCTGGATGCCAGCCCTTGCCCCCACCCTCACCATCAGGCTCTTCATTCATGGGCCCCCTTCTTCCAATTCCTACTCCATCTTATTTTAGGTCTCAGAGatgccttctattttttttataatagtttttattatgttatgttagtcaccgtacagtacatccttagtttttgatgtagtgttccatgattcattacttgcgtataacacccagtgctccatgcaatatgtgccctccttaatacccattaccagcctatcccaatcccccacccccacccctctgaagccctcagtttgtttcccagagtccacagtctcagAGATGACTTTTAAAACAGAGCAAGCCATTTCACAGCTTGgtgcctttgcatatgctgttctgATTGACCTTCAAACTCCTacttctgggaagccttccctagTCTTCTCCTCTTGCTCAGGAATTCCAAAGGAACACAACTAGACTTTAGCTATGAACTTTCACACTACATTTGCACTTATCTGTGCTGCAGTGTGTAAACTCCAAGATAAGGAACGCTATATCCATCTTATATTCCTCCACTCCCAGTAGGACTGATATCATGACTGGGGATTTGGTAGAGGCATTTTCCTTAGTTCAGAATGTGTGGACTAATGAGGTGGCTCTGGTCTGGCAGTTGCTAGGCCAGCAGAAAGTTGTTTTGTGGTGTCAAGTTGTCATCCCTAAGCATTCTGACATTAGTCTCATGGGGCAGGTCCTCAATTCCACCTGTCAGCCTTTTAGATGAAGTTCAACCTCCTCACAGTCCTTTATATGTGACCTCCCCTCAGACTCAGGCCCCATGCTTCAGGCAACAGAATTACACAGGAAATGGATGTTGAAAGACATTTACTGATTAAATAAAGAGGTGACATTACAAAGAACACTTCaagtaaaatgaaatcaaagataTGGCTGGAAATAGTCATTTTCAGGGCAAGTCCTCTTTGGTGGACAACTGGTTTACCCCCAGAACCACTTGAATACAGAAATCCCTTTGATTCCCAGCATCTCCTTGGATCCCACGGATTCCCCATCCCTTTGGGTCAAACCTTTTTCCATCATCTCTGCCCCACCAAGCTTAGAGCCTTGCCTCATCCCTCAACTCTTCTGTTACCATTATCCTCAGGCCTTATAAAATTAGCCACGGCCCAATAACTGACTTAACCCCTTGACATTACCTGTCTTGTTCCTAGTGCTCCAAAGCCAAAGTCACCCACCTCAGTTTGTAATGTCATCAGGGCAAGCTCATAGGTTTTTCAGAGCTCAAGCCTCCCTACTCTCCCATACCCTGCAGCCACGGTCTCAGGGCCACACACCTCCTTTTATTCACTGTCTATCTCCACCCCTCTTTGTTAGCCTGGGACCTCAGGTACATacttcataggaaaaaaaaaaactgtgaggtgggtgggtggggcctCCCTCAACTTTAGGCCCCTCCTCACCCACTAGCATCAACTCCATATATGgtcttattatttattcatttgagatatgCAATAATAAGTAGAGGATTTTAGAAATCAGACAAACCTAGTTTGGAACTCAGCACCCCCAGTTCCTACCTGAGAAGACTTGGGAAAATCTCTTCCcttctttgagactcagtttcttcatctacaagACAGAAATGATAGTCCCTGCTTCGTGGAGCTGTTCAGAGGAAAAAAGCTACCATATATTAGGTCTTTAAAAGGTGagtttcttctctctgcccctttaaCCTCCTCAATGGCTCCTTCCCCTCAAACATCTTGGGAAACAAAACACTTCTATGGTCCTTTGTCTCACTCTAGTCacctttctcttcatctctcttttttccactgaacaTATCCAAAAAGTTGTCTACCATCTATTTCCCTATCTCCCATTCATTTCTTCACCCTCTGCAGTCTGGCTCCACTCTTCCTCAGTCACACACTGagataattcttttaaaagtcatcCTTGTGTTTAAATCTGCTGGCTGATTCTCAGATCTTTCCTTCTGTAACCTTCCTGGTACATCCGTCCCCACTGACCACTTTCTCCTACATACTCCGCCCTTGGTTTCCTGACCAGCACACTCTCCTGATTTTTCTCCCCTATGTTCTACCCTGAAATAGTTATGCTCCCCTTTGTTGTCTTCTTGATCCTCTTTTTTCCAGTCCCAGAGCTGCAGTTCTCACGTTAATTCTGATGATTTCAAGTTTATCACTCCAAGCTGCCCAGCTCTCTTTTCAGCAAAAAAAGTTTCTTCAGGTATTCAAAGTCAGTAGTATCACACCACCACTAAAATCACGATCATCACCAAACTTGATCCATATCTGTTTCTCACTATCTACCTGGTCAACCAAACCAGAAACCCAAGACTCATGTCAGTCCTCTTATCTCTCTGTCCCACTTTCATCCAATTATTCATCAAATCCTATGATTTTACTCCCTAGAGACCTCTATAGACCACCTCCTTCAGACTTATCCCCATTGCCAGTGCTTTACCTAAGCTGCTATCATTCTTTGTGTCGACTGTTGTAGTAGTCTCCTAGCTGTCTcagtatttttttccacattatagataaagtgatcatttaaaaatacaaatatggtCTGTGTCAATCCCCTGTTTTAAATCCCTTAATGGTTCCACTTTTTTTCAGAGTATAGCCCAGATACTTTAACCTGGCTCACAGGTCCTTTATGAGCAAATCTTGGCCAACATCTCCAGGCTCACTTCCTGCTACCCCTCTGCTTATACCCATGATCCAGCactaagggaaaagaaatgacagCTCTCCATATA
This genomic window contains:
- the ASB12 gene encoding ankyrin repeat and SOCS box protein 12, with amino-acid sequence MRIVLIQSIKMNLMDITKIFSLLQPDKEEEDTDMGEKQALSQAVYDNDSYTLDQLLCQERYKRFINSRSGLGVPGTPLHLAASYGHLSCLQVLLAHGADVDSLDVKAQTPLFTAVSHGYLDCVRVLLEAGACTGGSIYNNCSPLLTAARDGAAAILQELLVHGAEANVKAKLPVWASNITSCSGPLYLAAVYGHLDCFRLLLLHGADPNYNCTDQRLLARVPRPRTLLEICLHHNCEPEYIQLLIDFGANIYLPFLSLDLNLQDDKGTALLLQARATPRSLLSQARLVIRRALGQASQPQAIDQLDIPPVLISYLKHQL